The genomic stretch GCCCGAGTCGCAGGCCTTCCTGGCTGATGATCCGCGCATGGCGGCCCCGCCCTGGACCCGCCTGCGTGAGCTGGAACAGGCCAGCCTCCGCTTCGAGGATGCGCAGGCCCCAGGCAACGCCGCGACAGGGGATTTCGCGGAGGCCTGGCTGGCTCAACTGCTGGGTCCCGGCAGTTCGCTGGGCGGGGCGCGACCCAAGGCCGGGGTGGTGGATGAACAAGGTGCTCTGTGGATCGCCAAGTTCCCTTCCCGTTCGGACCGCCGGGAGCACGGCGCTTGGGAATTCCTCGTGCATCAGTTGGCCCGCCAGGCTGGGTTGAACATCTCACCGGCCCGCCTGGAACCCTTCGGCGACCGGGGTCGGACCTTTCTGACCCGGCGCTTCGACCGAACAGGCACAGGAGAGCGGCTCCATTATGCATCGGCCATGACCCTGCTGGACCATCGCGACGGCGAGTCCGGCGCCCAAGGGGCTTCCTACCTGGAGCTGGCCGAGCTGCTCATCCGCCAAGGGGCGGCCACCCGACCGGATTTGGAAGAGCTGTGGCGGCGCATCGTTTTCTCCATCTGTGTTTCCAACGTCGACGACCACCTGCGCAACCACGGCTTTCTGCTGGAAGCGAAGGGCTGGCGTCTGGCGCCGGCCTTCGACCTCAACCCGGAGCCCGACGGGGATGGCCTGCAGCTGAACATCAACGAAGTCGACAATCGGCTGGATCTCGATTTGGCCATGGGCAGCGCAAAGGAGTTCCGCATCGAGTTGCCGCGGGCCCGGGAAATCATGCTGCAGGTGCGGT from Candidatus Delongbacteria bacterium encodes the following:
- a CDS encoding HipA domain-containing protein; this encodes MSTLRTVEVWADWADLGGARRLGVLHVEPVRGRELHSFEYDSAWLAGRTAQAFDPGLVLDPRLGQFAGRQFPPADTGNFGALLDSAPDRWGRVLMDRREALRACSEGRPVRALREIDYLLGVHDAQRLGGLRFKLPESQAFLADDPRMAAPPWTRLRELEQASLRFEDAQAPGNAATGDFAEAWLAQLLGPGSSLGGARPKAGVVDEQGALWIAKFPSRSDRREHGAWEFLVHQLARQAGLNISPARLEPFGDRGRTFLTRRFDRTGTGERLHYASAMTLLDHRDGESGAQGASYLELAELLIRQGAATRPDLEELWRRIVFSICVSNVDDHLRNHGFLLEAKGWRLAPAFDLNPEPDGDGLQLNINEVDNRLDLDLAMGSAKEFRIELPRAREIMLQVRSAVCEWRRVARSLHLPETEVEGMSPAFQRAGPAS